ATCCCAGGTAAAAAGTAAATTTACACTATGGTCTTCATATCCTTCTATATGACTGAAATTTAGGTCATCAGTATTGCCATACATCTTTGATGAACCGTCAAAATAGGTAGCTCTTCTATTATGACCAACTACTGCATGCCCAAGTCCATAAGATATCATCCCTTCTTTTCTGTTCTGCCATGACTTTATAATACAATCACCCGCTTTTTTCACAAAAAACTTTGTGTATTCAGAAGGACTCATTACTCCTTTTTCTGATGTCTCATATAGCCCTTCTTTCATTGTAGGTCCTGTATGAGTATGAGTTGCTCCAAAAGATATTTTCTGAACATCAATCTCTGACATTTTACCCTTGACATATTCTCTTACTTCATTACATACCTCTTCGTAAATATAAACAAGGTCTGCTGATAAAAGAATTGCCTGCTCCCCTTTTTCTGATTCAATCGCTAAAGATGTTGCCGTTACAGGGTCATTTACATATTTTGAAACCCTTGCATAATGCTGACCATGTAAAAGAACTGGCCTATCTGGTGTTATATCTTCTTTTGCCCATCCAATTAAAATTTTCTCTCTTTCCATTTTTTCTCCTTATTTTATGTTTTTTAGAAAGTTCAATGCTTTTATTATTGCTTCTTCTCTGTCATATTTATACCCTTCATATTCAATACTTACATAAGACAGATAATTCTCTTTTTCCATTGTCTTAACAAGTTTTTTATAGTCAATTATCCCTTCTCCTATAAGTGCTGGTATGTACTTCTTCCCATCTAACCCCTCTTTTCCATCATTAGAAATTTCCCAGTCCTTAAAATGTGTATGAATTACATATTCCTTCATTTTAAGAAAACTTTCTGATGGCTCTTCTCCACCCAATATAACATTTCCTGAATCAAATGTCACTTTTACTTGTGGTATTTCTTTTATTATTTTTTTCATATCCTCTGAATTCAAAAAAGGACCTCTTATATCTGGAAATTGCTCAACAGTTATTGAAATACCATAATTATCTGCAAGACCAATAACTTCTTCGAGCCCTTTTATAACATTTTCTC
The bacterium genome window above contains:
- a CDS encoding sugar phosphate isomerase/epimerase family protein; this translates as MKYSMMSYTMAGGKWGENPDIEYLCKLTRNLGLDGIEWVGLYGRRADEVKEIMDDYGLKTVCYTFFVDINFKDENLRRHGIEQIKRGIEESKVLATDKIMLPIGGKDEYSRDESRENVIKGLEEVIGLADNYGISITVEQFPDIRGPFLNSEDMKKIIKEIPQVKVTFDSGNVILGGEEPSESFLKMKEYVIHTHFKDWEISNDGKEGLDGKKYIPALIGEGIIDYKKLVKTMEKENYLSYVSIEYEGYKYDREEAIIKALNFLKNIK